The proteins below come from a single Eubacterium limosum genomic window:
- a CDS encoding ABC transporter substrate-binding protein → MKKKLLCMILALTLILSVTACSPKQDASSDKTFGEIKVTDAIGREVTLTAPATKVVGTHNPSLNTAVVIGGGGKYIAGFGNKDMARGLYEEVIDGYNDLPQIGKGKDINMETVMELGADLAILPERFASQADQFAEVNVPAVVALPNDESFDTVTNSLKIVGKALGEDKRAEEITSFIDDKINNISKKVGAASEKPSILFLGGTSSLTVAPDAMIQTYIIEKAGGTNAVSGLDKKGEFADVSIEQIVGWNPDIIWVPSYAKYKVDDILNDPAWTSIKAVQNKAVYVFPSSLEPWDYPTASSVLGVCWAANNLHGDLYNSDDFMKDVDAFYQMVYGKTFTKEQLGLQ, encoded by the coding sequence ATGAAAAAAAAACTGCTATGTATGATTCTGGCCCTTACTTTGATTTTAAGTGTGACTGCCTGCAGCCCTAAGCAGGACGCCTCATCCGACAAAACCTTCGGCGAAATCAAGGTCACAGACGCCATTGGACGCGAGGTTACTCTTACCGCACCGGCGACCAAGGTGGTGGGAACACATAATCCATCCCTAAATACCGCAGTTGTCATTGGCGGCGGCGGAAAGTACATTGCCGGCTTTGGCAACAAGGACATGGCCCGTGGCCTGTATGAGGAAGTAATCGACGGATACAATGACCTTCCCCAAATTGGTAAGGGCAAAGACATCAATATGGAAACCGTTATGGAATTAGGCGCAGACCTCGCTATTCTGCCTGAGCGTTTTGCCAGTCAGGCTGACCAGTTTGCCGAAGTTAATGTTCCTGCAGTGGTTGCCCTCCCCAATGATGAAAGTTTTGACACAGTCACGAACTCTTTAAAAATTGTGGGAAAGGCTCTGGGTGAAGACAAACGGGCTGAAGAGATCACTTCCTTTATCGATGATAAAATCAACAACATCAGCAAAAAGGTAGGTGCTGCTTCAGAAAAGCCATCCATTTTGTTTTTAGGCGGCACCAGCTCTCTCACTGTTGCGCCTGACGCCATGATTCAAACTTATATTATCGAAAAGGCTGGCGGCACCAATGCGGTCAGCGGTCTGGACAAAAAAGGTGAATTTGCCGATGTGAGCATTGAACAGATTGTAGGCTGGAATCCCGACATCATCTGGGTACCCTCCTACGCCAAATATAAGGTGGACGATATCTTGAATGACCCAGCCTGGACCAGTATCAAAGCGGTTCAGAACAAAGCCGTTTATGTTTTTCCATCCTCCCTGGAGCCGTGGGACTACCCCACTGCCTCCTCTGTACTGGGTGTCTGCTGGGCAGCCAATAATCTCCACGGAGATCTTTACAACTCAGATGATTTTATGAAGGATGTCGATGCCTTCTATCAGATGGTCTATGGCAAAACCTTTACCAAGGAACAGCTTGGGCTTCAATAA
- a CDS encoding XdhC family protein, giving the protein MNPKKLLEEQLKLEEAGRPYAVVTIIRADGAVPRKSGKMLVTADGNSIGTIGGGSSELLAIQDAQACIRYGENAIKDYTLNNESGMVCGGDFSVFIEVENPRPRLILCGAGHVGTALMKAARLAGFDITLVDTRGEDQIGDAILLSDTYVPVEDFYKGMMALTIPAGAFIVITTYGHRFDKEALAAALTKKAAYLGMIGSRKKIAAVYEKLRSESFTNEQLEAVYAPIGMDIGGETPEEIAISIIAEMLAVKYKRSGVHLKDL; this is encoded by the coding sequence ATGAATCCAAAAAAATTACTGGAAGAACAGCTTAAGCTGGAGGAAGCCGGGCGACCTTACGCGGTTGTCACGATTATCCGGGCTGATGGCGCCGTCCCCAGAAAAAGCGGTAAAATGTTGGTAACTGCGGATGGCAACAGCATCGGCACCATTGGTGGTGGCAGTTCAGAGCTGCTGGCCATACAGGATGCCCAGGCATGTATCCGCTATGGAGAAAACGCCATTAAGGATTATACCCTGAACAACGAAAGCGGCATGGTCTGCGGAGGTGACTTCTCGGTGTTTATTGAGGTTGAAAACCCAAGACCGCGTCTGATTCTCTGCGGCGCTGGCCACGTTGGGACTGCCCTTATGAAAGCAGCCCGACTGGCTGGCTTTGATATCACACTGGTTGATACCCGCGGGGAGGACCAGATCGGAGATGCCATCTTGCTGTCAGATACCTACGTACCCGTTGAGGACTTCTATAAAGGGATGATGGCTCTGACGATTCCCGCCGGGGCTTTTATTGTCATTACCACCTATGGTCACCGTTTTGACAAAGAAGCGCTTGCGGCAGCTCTTACTAAAAAAGCCGCCTATCTTGGGATGATTGGCAGCCGTAAAAAAATCGCAGCGGTTTATGAAAAGCTTCGTTCTGAGAGCTTTACCAATGAACAGCTGGAAGCCGTCTATGCGCCCATCGGCATGGATATTGGTGGTGAAACGCCTGAGGAGATCGCCATCTCTATTATCGCTGAAATGCTGGCAGTCAAATATAAACGAAGTGGCGTACATTTAAAGGATCTCTAA
- a CDS encoding ABC transporter ATP-binding protein, whose protein sequence is MKIQIENLSFSYDESAPLLKNIGFTLSSGRVISILGPNGAGKTTLLNCIAGLFKPAEGSILIDGRDMDSLTHRKIAKIIGYVPQIIVPTFSYSVLDYVVTGCAPHIGTFERPKQIHFDAAMAALEKMGITALKDKPYNEISGGERQQVSIARALAQKPSFILMDEPTSHLDYGNQIQVLKTIRSMASQGYGIALTTHNPDHALLLGDQLAVLERDGTFTFGDCKEVLTEPFLNHLYGIDLRLEEITSVGRRVCFAPKL, encoded by the coding sequence ATGAAGATACAGATTGAAAACCTGTCTTTTTCTTACGATGAATCCGCTCCTCTGCTAAAAAACATTGGCTTTACCCTTAGCTCTGGCCGTGTAATTTCCATCCTCGGGCCAAACGGAGCAGGGAAAACGACGCTGCTCAACTGTATTGCCGGTCTGTTTAAGCCCGCAGAGGGCAGCATCCTCATTGATGGAAGAGACATGGACTCGCTCACCCACCGGAAGATTGCCAAAATAATCGGTTATGTGCCACAGATCATTGTCCCCACCTTTTCCTATTCTGTTCTGGATTATGTGGTGACAGGCTGCGCGCCTCACATCGGTACCTTTGAACGGCCAAAGCAGATTCATTTTGACGCTGCTATGGCCGCGCTTGAAAAAATGGGTATTACAGCACTCAAAGATAAGCCCTACAACGAGATCAGCGGCGGTGAACGGCAGCAGGTCAGCATTGCACGGGCCCTTGCTCAAAAGCCATCCTTCATCCTGATGGATGAGCCCACCTCCCATCTGGACTACGGCAATCAGATTCAGGTTCTTAAAACGATCCGCTCAATGGCTTCTCAGGGCTACGGCATTGCTCTGACCACACACAATCCAGACCATGCGCTGCTCCTGGGCGATCAGCTGGCTGTTCTGGAACGTGATGGTACCTTTACCTTTGGCGACTGCAAAGAGGTATTAACCGAGCCATTTCTCAACCATCTTTACGGTATAGACCTCCGGCTTGAGGAAATCACTTCCGTTGGCCGCCGGGTCTGCTTTGCACCAAAACTATAA
- a CDS encoding FecCD family ABC transporter permease — protein sequence MKNTKHRHLIIILTVILLTLIVIACCVGRYTVNPKDMLHAIQTKMTGVPGNLAMENVFFVIRLPRVIAAVSIGAVLSLCGAVYQGIFKNPLVSPDLLGVSKGACVGAALAILLGGGMLARQLSAFAFGIIAMLMTMTFPKLLRNQSNLVLVLAGIITSGFMDSILGLMKFTSENDTDLTAIVFWQMGSLSSIKVHEILSVLPVFAVGALILLSLSFRINILSFGDIEAQSLGVNVKKIRWVIILIASLLTASAVCISGTIAWIGLIMPHLARMLAGSDHIKSLPVTMLMGGIFLLLIDTIARTATSLEIPLSVLTGLIGAPFFAWLLYRQKAKVS from the coding sequence ATGAAGAACACAAAACATCGACATCTCATTATTATACTGACGGTTATATTGCTCACGCTCATTGTTATTGCCTGCTGTGTGGGGCGCTATACAGTTAATCCCAAGGATATGCTCCATGCCATCCAGACTAAAATGACAGGCGTGCCGGGGAATCTGGCTATGGAAAACGTCTTTTTTGTCATTCGGCTGCCCCGTGTCATTGCCGCGGTCAGCATCGGCGCAGTGCTTTCACTCTGCGGTGCGGTTTATCAGGGCATTTTCAAAAACCCGCTGGTATCACCGGATTTGCTCGGCGTTTCCAAGGGTGCCTGTGTCGGCGCGGCACTGGCGATTCTTCTGGGCGGCGGCATGCTTGCGCGCCAGCTGTCTGCCTTTGCCTTTGGCATCATCGCCATGCTCATGACCATGACCTTTCCAAAGCTTCTGCGCAACCAGAGCAACCTTGTCCTGGTGCTTGCCGGTATCATCACCAGCGGCTTTATGGATTCAATCCTCGGACTTATGAAATTCACCTCTGAAAATGATACGGACCTCACCGCCATTGTTTTCTGGCAGATGGGCAGTCTGTCTTCCATAAAAGTTCATGAAATTCTCTCTGTGCTGCCTGTCTTTGCTGTTGGTGCACTTATCCTGCTGAGCCTCTCCTTTCGGATTAATATCCTTTCCTTTGGCGACATTGAAGCCCAGAGCCTTGGGGTTAATGTCAAGAAAATCCGATGGGTCATCATCCTGATCGCCAGCCTGCTGACAGCTAGCGCTGTCTGTATCAGCGGAACCATCGCCTGGATTGGGCTGATCATGCCCCATCTTGCAAGAATGCTGGCCGGTTCTGACCATATTAAATCTTTACCGGTAACCATGCTGATGGGCGGCATTTTTCTTCTTCTCATTGATACCATTGCGCGGACCGCCACCTCTCTGGAAATTCCGCTTTCGGTTTTGACAGGACTCATCGGAGCCCCCTTCTTTGCCTGGCTTTTATACCGGCAGAAAGCAAAGGTGAGCTGA